A genomic window from Camelina sativa cultivar DH55 chromosome 2, Cs, whole genome shotgun sequence includes:
- the LOC104732762 gene encoding cytochrome c oxidase assembly protein COX15, giving the protein MFRAVGSALKRNKEAFNIIARGSHRAFTSKITAATVTSSASSSPLAGNSLYGLRSLLKGQNASLFRNMSTVASISSESKEGLKLLVTGGPQARKWVGIWLFGSAAWVFSMVVLGGVTRLTRSGLSMTDWKFTGEFPPLSDEAWAKEFEKYKQSPEYKRVNKGMNLEDFKFIYWMEYAHRMWGRGLGIMFALPFSFFLRKGYITLRLGVQLSGLFALGAGQGFIGWWMVKSGLEEPLSEYSQPRVSPYRLAAHLTSAFAIYCGLFWTALSVVMPEPPAESLAWVRGAAKVKKLALPVSLIVGITAISGAFVAGNDAGRAFNTFPKMGDTWIPDNIFEMKPLMRNFFENTATVQLDHRLLATTTLFAIGTMWWFTRKLDIHPAVKALIGSTVGMTAVQVTLGVSTLLSYVPVSLGSAHQAGALTLLTLMLLLNHTLRRPSPSLLKSLPQVAKLNFS; this is encoded by the exons atgttTCGGGCGGTGGGATCAGCTCTTAAGAGGAACAAGGAAGCGTTTAATATAATTGCTCGAGGATCTCATCGAGCTTTCACCTCTAAAATCACAGCTGCTACTGTAACCTCCTCTGCTTCGTCTTCTCCTTTAGCGGGCAACTCTTTATATGGCTTGCGATCTCTGCTCAAG GGTCAAAATGCTTCATTGTTTAGGAATATGTCAACTGTAGCGTCGATTAGCTCAGAGAGTAAAGAGGGTTTGAAGCTTCTTGTCACTGGAGGACCTCAAGCTCGGAAATGGGTTGGTATATGGTTGTTCGGTTCAGCTGCTTGGGTTTTCAGCATGGTGGTACTTGGAGGTGTAACCAGATTAACTCGATCTGGTTTATCCATGACTGATTGGAAATTCACCGGTGAATTCCCTCCTCTGTCAGATGAAGCTTGGGCTAAGGAGTTTGAGAAATATAAGCAGTCACCTGAATATAAGCG TGTGAACAAAGGGATGAATCTTGAAGATTTTAAGTTCATATATTGGATGGAGTATGCTCATCGAATGTGGGGAAGAGGATTGGGAATCATGTTTGCTTTGCCGTTTTCGTTTTTTCTGCGTAAAGGTTATATTACTCTACGTCTTGGAGTTCAGCTCTCTGGTTTATTTGCACTTGGTGCTGGACAAGGTTTCATTGGTTGGTGGATGGTTAAAAGTGGTTTAGAG GAGCCACTTTCTGAATATTCTCAACCAAGGGTAAGCCCATACCGTCTTGCAGCTCACCTGACCTCAGCTTTCGCCATTTATTGTGGACTTTTCTGGACCGCTCTCTCTGTTGTTATGCCTGAACCACCAGCTGAGTCACTGGCTTGGGTTCGTGGAGCAGCTAAAGTGAAGAAACTTGCATTACCAGTAAGCTTGATTGTTGGTATCACTGCGATCTCAGGTGCCTTTGTTGCTGGAAATGATGCT GGTCGTGCATTCAACACATTCCCGAAGATGGGCGATACATGGATCCCAGATAATATATTTGAGATGAAACCACTTATGCGCAACTTTTTCGAGAACACAGCAACTGTTCAG CTTGATCATCGCCTTCTGGCAACCACAACGTTATTTGCGATTGGCACAATGTGGTGGTTCACGAGGAAGCTAGATATACATCCAGCTGTTAAAGCTTTGATTGGAAGCACTGTCGGAATGACTGCTGTTCAG GTGACATTAGGTGTGTCAACGCTTCTGAGTTATGTTCCGGTTTCACTAGGAAGTGCACACCAAGCAGGAGCTTTAACACTTCTCACTTTGATGTTACTTCTCAATCACACTCTTCGGAGACCATCACcttctcttctcaaatctcTTCCACAAGTTGCTAAATTAAATTTCAGCTAA
- the LOC104732770 gene encoding uncharacterized protein LOC104732770 isoform X2: MENPEGRRDIAITDGVRPTSSSVVEATVAAVAVVGPLFGLMSFSLVATVTLFLIVSPLMLIFAPVFAGTVAILVAAMVGVGVAAALWLVGIASLVCCAKEIGVGTGVAERMVESVVRELGYGRSRYLREKSDSSSSRAYSSD, from the exons ATGGAGAATCCTGAAGGAAGGAGAGATATAGCCATAACCGATGGAGTGAGGCCGACTAGTTCC TCGGTTGTGGAAGCAACGGTAGCAGCAGTGGCAGTGGTCGGGCCGCTCTTTGGTCTGATGAGTTTTAGCCTCGTAGCGACGGTAACTCTGTTTCTGATCGTTTCTCCACTGATGCTGATATTTGCTCCGGTTTTCGCTGGGACGGTGGCGATTCTTGTGGCGGCAATGGTTGGTGTTGGGGTGGCTGCAGCCTTATGGTTGGTGGGAATAGCCTCTCTGGTTTGTTGTGCGAAAGAGATTGGTGTTGGAACCGGAGTTGCTGAGAGGATGGTTGAGTCGGTGGTGAGAGAGTTAGGTTATGGTCGAAGTCGTTACCTCCGAGAGAagtcagattcttcttcttctcgggcTTACTCTTCTGACTAG
- the LOC104732770 gene encoding uncharacterized protein LOC104732770 isoform X1, translating into MENPEGRRDIAITDGVRPTSSSVVEATVAAVAVVGPLFGLMSFSLVATVTLFLIVSPLMLIFAPVFAGTVAILVAAMVGVGVAAALWLVGIASLVCCAKEIGVGTGVAERMVESVVRELGYGRSRYLREKSDSSSSRAYSSD; encoded by the exons ATGGAGAATCCTGAAGGAAGGAGAGATATAGCCATAACCGATGGAGTGAGGCCGACTAGTTCCTCGGTTGTGGAAG CAACGGTAGCAGCAGTGGCAGTGGTCGGGCCGCTCTTTGGTCTGATGAGTTTTAGCCTCGTAGCGACGGTAACTCTGTTTCTGATCGTTTCTCCACTGATGCTGATATTTGCTCCGGTTTTCGCTGGGACGGTGGCGATTCTTGTGGCGGCAATGGTTGGTGTTGGGGTGGCTGCAGCCTTATGGTTGGTGGGAATAGCCTCTCTGGTTTGTTGTGCGAAAGAGATTGGTGTTGGAACCGGAGTTGCTGAGAGGATGGTTGAGTCGGTGGTGAGAGAGTTAGGTTATGGTCGAAGTCGTTACCTCCGAGAGAagtcagattcttcttcttctcgggcTTACTCTTCTGACTAG
- the LOC104732780 gene encoding transcription factor MYB80-like, with product MGRIPCCEKENVKRGQWTPEEDNKLASYIAQHGTRNWRLIPKNAGLQRCGKSCRLRWTNYLRPDLKHGQFSEAEEHIIVKFHSVLGNRWSLIAAQLPGRTDNDVKNYWNTKLKKKLSGMGIDPVTHKPFSHLMAEITTTLNPPQVSHLAEAALGCFKDEMLHLLTKKRVDLNQINFSNPNPNPNNFNQIAADNEAGKIKMDGLEAGNGIMKLWEMGNGFSYGSSSSSFGNEERNDGSASPAIAAWRGHGGIRTAVAETAAAEEEEERRKLKGEVVDQEEIGSQGGRGDGMMMMRSHHHHQQQQHQHVFNVDNVLWDLQADDIINHMV from the exons atgggTCGGATTCCATGTTGTGAAAAGGAGAATGTGAAGAGAGGACAATGGACTCctgaagaagacaacaaattGGCTTCTTATATTGCTCAACATGGTACTCGTAATTGGCGTCTCATTCCTAAGAATGCTG GGTTGCAAAGATGTGGGAAGAGCTGTAGGCTAAGATGGACGAACTATTTGCGTCCTGATTTGAAACACGGCCAGTTCTCTGAAGCTGAAGAACACATCATTGTCAAGTTTCACTCTGTTCTTGGTAACCG GTGGTCGTTGATAGCGGCGCAGCTTCCTGGTCGGACAGACAACGATGTGAAAAACTATTGGAACacgaagctgaagaagaagttgtcggGAATGGGAATAGACCCGGTGACCCACAAGCCTTTCTCGCATCTGATGGCAGAGATCACCACTACACTAAATCCTCCTCAGGTTTCTCACCTAGCTGAAGCTGCCCTCGGTTGTTTCAAGGACGAGATGCTTCACTTGCTCACCAAGAAACGTGTTGACCTAAACCAAATCAACTTCTCAAaccctaatcctaatcctaacaACTTTAACCAGATTGCTGCTGATAACGAAGCTGGTAAGATAAAAATGGATGGTTTAGAGGCTGGTAATGGAATAATGAAGCTATGGGAGATGGGCAACGGATTCTCCTATGGATCGTCTTCGTCATCTTTTGGGAATGAAGAAAGGAATGATGGATCGGCGTCTCCTGCGATAGCAGCATGGAGAGGTCACGGAGGAATACGCACGGCCGTGGCTGAAACCGCGGCagcggaggaagaggaggaaagaAGGAAGCTGAAGGGAGAAGTGGTTGATCAAGAGGAGATTGGATCTCAAGGAGGACGAGGTgatggaatgatgatgatgaggagccatcatcatcatcaacaacaacaacatcaacatgtGTTTAATGTGGATAATGTCTTGTGGGATTTACAAGCTGATGATATCATCAATCATATGGTTTGA
- the LOC104732801 gene encoding uncharacterized protein LOC104732801: protein MAGTKDSHVVEIPVDEEHKEKQQQQLVTVSNPGLGILKVIQQHPLSEISESPGHLLLLKLWQREEDLFCRRVLLKESRLESIKREIFQLCCFFLVFHGFFFTLVYSASCSDDDDLMRRDAVCKKWWIPSAVSLATSLVLVFLVQAKLFVFWKVYRGVHRERNDNRTLTRCVLELRMKGSSFDLSKEPMSGKRMKSSSVEIKWKPVTWFSQYLITIVLLCFSGLFFPVSKFILC, encoded by the coding sequence ATGGCCGGAACTAAAGATTCTCATGTAGTGGAGATTCCGGTAGACGAAGAGCATAAAGAAAAACAGCAACAACAGTTGGTTACGGTTTCGAATCCGGGGTTGGGGATACTCAAGGTGATTCAGCAGCATCCGTTGTCTGAGATCTCAGAGAGTCCAGGACACTTGTTGCTTTTGAAGCTAtggcaaagagaagaagatctgTTCTGTCGTCGTGTCCTTCTTAAAGAATCAAGACTAGAGTCAATCAAAAGAGAGATCTTTCAGCTCTGTTGTTTCTTCCTCGTCTTCCACGGGTTCTTCTTCACTCTCGTCTACTCTGCTTCTTGTTCTGATGACGATGACTTGATGAGAAGAGACGCGGTCTGCAAGAAATGGTGGATACCTTCTGCAGTGTCACTAGCCACTTCGTTggttcttgtgtttcttgttcAGGCTAAGCTGTTTGTGTTTTGGAAAGTTTACAGAGGAGTTCATAGGGAGAGGAATGATAACAGAACGCTTACACGGTGTGTTTTGGAGTTGAGGATGAAAGGTTCGAGCTTCGATTTGTCAAAGGAGCCAATGAGTGGGAAGAGGATGAAGAGCTCAAGCGTTGAGATCAAGTGGAAACCTGTTACTTGGTTCTCTCAGTATTTGATCACCATTgttcttctttgcttttcaGGATTGTTCTTCCCGGTCTCAAAGTTCATCCTCTGCTGA
- the LOC104732790 gene encoding THO complex subunit 3, which translates to MEETIPFKSLHSREYQGHKKKVHSVAWNSNGTKLASGSVDQTARIWNIEPHGHSKAKDLELKGHTDSVDQLCWDPKHSDLVATASGDKSVRLWDARSGKCTQQAELSGENINITYKPDGTHVAVGNRDDELTILDVRKFKPLHRRKFNYEVNEIAWNMPGDFFFLTTGLGTVEVLSYPSLKPLDTLTAHTAGCYCIAIDPKGRYFAVGSADSLVSLWDISDMLCLRTFTKLEWPVRTISFNYSGEYIASASEDLFIDIANVQTGRTVHQIPCRAAMNSVEWNPKYNLLAYAGDDKNPKYNTDEGVFRIFGFDST; encoded by the exons atggagGAGACGATTCCGTTTAAGAGCTTACATAGCAGAGAATATCAAGGTCACAAGAAGAAG GTACATTCTGTAGCTTGGAATTCTAACGGAACAAAGCTTGCTTCGGGTTCTGTTGATCAAACTGCTCGTATTTGGAACATCGAACCTCACGGTCAT agtaAAGCTAAGGACCTTGAATTAAAGGGGCATACTGATAGTGTTGATCAGCTATGTTGGGATCCTAAACATTCAGATCTTGTTGCTACTGCCTCTGGGGATAAAAGTGTTCGTCTCTGGGATGCTCGCA GTGGAAAATGTACACAGCAGGCAGAACTTAGTGGagagaatataaatattaccTACAAACCTGATGGGACACATGTTGCTGTTGGTAATAGG GATGATGAGCTTACAATTCTGGATGTCCGTAAGTTTAAACCTTTACACAGGCGAAAATTCAATTATGAG GTAAATGAGATTGCTTGGAACATGCCAGgagattttttcttcttgactACTGGACTTG GCACTGTTGAAGTTCTTTCATATCCATCTCTTAAACCACTTGACACTCTCACAGCCCACACAGCCGGGTGTTATTGCATTGCAATTGATCCTAAGGGAAG ATATTTTGCTGTCGGAAGTGCGGATTCTTTAGTCAGCCTTTGGGATATCTCAGACATGCTTTGCTTAAGAACATTTACCAAGCTTGA GTGGCCTGTCAGGACAATAAGCTTCAACTATTCAGGAGAGTATATTGCTTCAGCCAGTGAAGATTTATTCATAGATATT GCTAATGTCCAAACCGGGCGGACAGTGCATCAGATTCCATGTCGTGCTGCCATGAATAGCGTTGAGTGGAATCCCAAATACAATTTACTAGCATACGCAGGTGATGACAAGAATCCCAAGTATAATACTGATGAAG GTGTTTTCCGGATATTTGGTTTTGACAGCACATAG